In the genome of Streptomyces sp. SAI-127, the window CCTTCCCTGTCTCCGATCAGGATGCGGAGCCCGTGGCATGACTCTCTGCCTGCTCCTGCTGAGCACCGTCGCCGTAGCGGCCGCCGTGCCGGTGCCGCGCGCGCTCACCCGGTCCGCGTGGCCCGAACGGGAACCGGTGGTCGGGCTGTGGGTGTGGCAGTGCCTGGTCGCCACGGTGCTGCTGTGCTGCCTGACGGCGCTGGTGCTGGGAGCGGCGGCGGTCTTCCACACCGTCCGCGACCATGTGTTCGCCCCGGCGCCGCCGGCCGTGACCGCGGCGTACGACCTCTCGGCGGCGCCGGTCTGGGCGGTCACCCTGACCCTGCTGCTGGCGGGCGGGGCCGCGTGGACCACGGCGATGCTGGCCCGTGAACTGGTCGAGGCCCGTCGGCGCCAGGGGCTCGCCCGTGAGCATCTGCGGGAGCGGGCGCCGGATCTGCCGGCCGGGCTGGGTGCGGTCGCGCGCGGTCCGCTGCTGGTGTTGGAGGACGAGTACCCGGACGCCTGGTGGATGCCGGGGAATCCGCCGCAGCTGATCGTGACGACCGGTGCGCTGCACCGGCTGACCGATCACCAGCTGGACGCCGTCCTCACCCACGAGCGCGGGCATGCGCGGGCCCGCCACGACTGGCTGCTCCATCTGTCGACGGCGCTGGCCACGGGATTTCCCCGGGTGCCGCTCTTCGCCCACTTCTGCGACCAGACGCACCGCTTGGTGGAACTGGCGGCGGACGACACGGCGTCGCGGCGGTGCGGTCACCTGACGACGGCGCTGGCGCTGATCGAGCTGAACCAGCATCGGGGGGTGCTGTCGTGCGCCTCCAGTCATCGGCTGCTGGGTGAGCGGGTGGACCGGTTGCTGGAGCCGCCGCCGCGGTTGTTGCGGCGGCAGCGGGCGCTCACGTCCGCGACGGCGGCGCTGGTGCCGTTGCTGCCGCTGCTGATCGTTTTCGGGCCGGGGTTGTCGGCGCTGGTGTAGGCGGTCGGTTGTCGGCCGCGGGCCCGGTGGGGCTGGTCGCGCAGTTCCCCGCGCCCCTGGGTGGGTTGCAGCCGCCCTCGCTTTCTTCGGCAGGTGGCACATGTCACCCCACGGCGCCTGAAACCGCAGGTCAGACACGGATCCGTCACTGCGTCAGGTGGCGCAACAATCCAGCAACACAGCTTTTCCTACCGGCTCGGTATGGTTCCGGCCATGCCATCCACCGACCGTGTCCGGGACCACGCCGGCCAAGGCGCGACCACCGTCGCCGCCCGCGCCCGGCGCCGGCTGCGTGCGGACCAGGCACGACAGCTCGCCGACCTTCTGCGCCACCAGCTCCTGACCGGCGGCTTCGAGGACGGCACCCTCCCCCACGAG includes:
- a CDS encoding M56 family metallopeptidase, with product MTLCLLLLSTVAVAAAVPVPRALTRSAWPEREPVVGLWVWQCLVATVLLCCLTALVLGAAAVFHTVRDHVFAPAPPAVTAAYDLSAAPVWAVTLTLLLAGGAAWTTAMLARELVEARRRQGLAREHLRERAPDLPAGLGAVARGPLLVLEDEYPDAWWMPGNPPQLIVTTGALHRLTDHQLDAVLTHERGHARARHDWLLHLSTALATGFPRVPLFAHFCDQTHRLVELAADDTASRRCGHLTTALALIELNQHRGVLSCASSHRLLGERVDRLLEPPPRLLRRQRALTSATAALVPLLPLLIVFGPGLSALV